The nucleotide window CAACCGTCCGCACTTCAGGGGAGAATGACTTAGCCACTTATAAAAGCTATAAAGGGGATCTATTTTAACTGATAGTCTGATGGCGCAGCTCAAAGGTCGAGCTTAGCTGAAAAAGTAAGAGGTTTGGGGAGGTGCCAGGAGAGGGATGATATAACTCAAAATCCGCTGGGTCGGATTAAGCCAACTACGATGCCTTCAAGAGCGAAGTCCACCTGCTCAGGTTCAATAAGTAAGTTAGGATAATCCGGGTTTTCCGCAATCAACTCTATTTTTTTGCCGCGTCGCTTGAAGCGTTTGACAGTGACTTCATGATCAAGCCGGGCGATGATAAGCTGGCCGTCTTGGGCGTCAGGCTGACGCCGTACCGCCAGTAAATCCCCGTCTAGAATGCCCGCATCGCGCATCGATAGGCCGCGTACATGCAATAAATAATCTGGTCGGCTAGCGAATAAGGAGGGGTCGCATTGATAGTGTTGAATAATATGCTCTGCCGCGAGAATCGGGCTGCCTGCTGCTACGCGGCCAATCAGGGGCAGCGATAATTGCATGAAGCTAGCGTCAGGTAGCGTAGGTTGGCGCGGCTTGGCTCGGGGCGCGATCGTTTTAAGTTTAATGCCGCGCGAAGCGCCTGCAGTGAGTTCAATCACGCCTTTGCGGGCCAATGCTCGGAGATGTTCTTCAGCCGCATTCGCGGAGCTAAAGCCAAGCTGAGCGGCAATTTCTGCACGGGTTGGGGGAAAGCCGCTTTGTTTAATAGCGTGGCGAATTAAATTGAAAACTTGCTGTTGCCGTACGGTGAGTTTGGGCATGATTGGATGGCGTATTTGAGCGAATTAGACTGTTTTTTTATACAGTATAAAGCGTTTTGTAAATGAATGAAAGCGGGCGTTTTTTTTCTGAGGCCAGCGGGCCGTAGTTTGCTTGGTGCATTTAGCTTGGGTGTCAAGCGTAACCGCTCGTGGGTTTGTCGTTCGTGTTTATGCAACAGTGTCGGCTAGCGTTTGCTTGAGATTCGGGGTATTGTTCGCCCGTTTTGAGATAAGTTCGCGTCATGGGTACTTGAGTGGTGCTAGGTTCGCCATGATATTTATAACCGGCTTATTGTATTCCCCTTACAGCCATTTAATATAATGCTTGCGGATTTTCTTCCTATCTCGGCTTTTTCTGCATCTCCTGCGCGTTTACCGCGGATTGTTGTGGTTGCCACAGGCGGCACGATTGCCGGTGCGTTGACGGAGACCACGGCAGCTGTTTCGCTAACGGCTCATTATCAAGCGGGCATATTGGATATTGCGAGCTTGCTCCAAGCGCTGCCAGCGTTAGATTCGATCGCCCATATCGAGGCCGAGCAAAGCGCACAAATAGATAGCAAGGATGTGACGTTTGCGGATTGGTCGCAGCTGGTTTATCGAGTGAATGCATTACTGATGCACGCCGAAATTGATGGGGTGGTCATTACGCATGGCACAGATACGCTTGAAGAAACGGCTTTTTTGCTCCATTTAGGGGTTAAAAGCTCTAAACCCGTGGTGCTTACCGCCGCTATGCGGCCTGCTACTGCGCTATCGGCGGATGGGCCGCTCAATCTTTTTAATGCCGTGACGGTAGCCGCTCATCAAGCAGCAATCGGCCAAGGCGTGCTAGTGGTCTTGAATAACCAAATTCATTGTGCGCGTGATGTAACTAAGACGAGTACGTATGCGGTAGACGCATTTCGCTCACCAGAGGTCGGTGCGCTGGGTTGGGTGCAAGATGGGCGGGTTGAATTTCAGCGCGCGCCGCAACGGCGACATACTTGCGCGAGCGAGTTTGAGACACCGCTTGAGGCTTGGCCTATGGTTGAAATTGTGACGAATTATGCTGGCGCATCCAGTGTGTTAGTCGACGCACTCATGGCGACGGGCGTGCGCGGTATTGTTGCGGCGGGGACCGGCAATGGTTCGTTGGGGGTGCCTTTACAGCAAGCGCTGGCCCAAGCCGTCAAGCGCGGGGTGGCAGTGGTGCGAGCCAGTCGGGTCGGAGCGGGGCATGTGATGCGTAATGGCGCTGCGCCCGATGATGAATTAGGCTTTGTGAGCGCAGGTACATTAAATCCATATAAAGCGCGCGTACTATTAATGTTGGCGCTCACCGGCGACCAGCCGGTGCCGACGAGTCGGCTGCAAAGTATCTTCGACACTTATTAAATCAGTGTTAAAATATCTGGTTGGTTCTGCTTGAGTCTTGGCATGTTGCTCAAAAATTGGGCGTCATGCATATGGGCTAGGGAGCAAACCAAATGAACGAACCAGCGCATCCGGGGTGCCTATAGCCTTATTCAATAAGCTGAAAATGGGTATCGCAGCTGGTTTTAGACCTAACCCTTATGGAGTATTTTTATGTCTATTACGATGCGGCAAATGTTAGAGGCGGGTGTTCACTTTGGACACCAAACGCGTTTTTGGCATCCAAAGATGGCGCCTTACGTTTTTGGCCAGCGTAACAAAATCCACATTATTAACCTCGAAAAAACTCTGCCAATGTTTCAAGATGCGCTGAAATATGTGCGTCAAGTGGCGGCCAAGCGGGGGACGATCTTATTTGTTGGGACCAAACGTCAGTCACGCGATATTCTTGCTGAAGAAGCTGCGCGCGCTGGAATGCCTTATGTGAATAGCCGCTGGTTGGGCGGTATGCTTACCAATTTCAAAACGCTGAAATCATCGATCAAAAAGCTGAAAGAAATGGAAGCGATGGTCGAGGCGGGCGAACTTGAGCGCATGAGCAAAAAAGAAGCATTGATGTTTGATCGGAGTTTGGAAAAGCTGGATAAATCGCTCGGTGGTGTGAAGGATATGGGCGGGATGCCAGATGCGATTTTTGTGGTCGATGTGGGGTATCACAAAATTGCCATTACTGAAGCGCAAAAACTGGGTGTGCCAGTGATTGCAGTGGTGGATACTAATCACTCGCCAGAAGGCATCGATTACGTCATTCCAGGCAATGACGATTCTAGCAAAGCGGTCGCGCTGTATGTCCGCGGTGTAGCTGACGCGATTCTCGAAGGCCGCGAAAATGCATTGCAGGGATTGGTTGAGGAAGTGCGCGGCGAGACGTCTGAAGATGAATTTGTTGAAGTGAATGAAGAAGCGTAAGCTGTTTTTTCTCAGATAAGAGAAGCGGCAGGGTGGGCCTAGATGAAATGAGCCCCCCTAGCCATTGCATAGTCTGCTTGATCAGATAAATGACCTACTGCTAGAACGGGCAGGCTAAGTAAACCGGATTGATAGGAGTGAAGAATGGCGGAAATCACCGCAAGCATGGTAGCGAAATTGCGCTCTAAGACAGATGCGCCGATGATGGAATGTAAAAAAGCCTTGGTCGAAGCAGGCGGAGACTTGACGCGTGCCGAAGAGTTGCTGCGCATAAAGCTAGGCAATAAAGCGGATAAAGTTTCTGCGCGCGTAACGGCGGAAGGCATTGTGGCCGCCCATATTGATGCTGCAACCCAAGTTGGGGCTTTAGTCGAATTCAATTGCGAAACAGATTTCGTCGCTAAAAATGATGATTTTATCGCCTTTTCAAAACAGGTGGCTGAGCTCGCAGTAACTCACAAGCCGGCCGATCTGACCGCTCTATTGGCGCTTCCTTTGATGGGCGAGACCGTAGATGAGGTAAGGCGTACATTGATTGGTCGGCTAGGCGAAAGCTTAACCATCCGTCGCTTTGTCTGCTATTCCAGCGCGCATAAACTTGCTGCCTATTTGCATGGCACGCAGATTGGCGTGTTGGTGGAATATGAGGGGGCTGATGAGCAAGTGGGTAAAGATGTTGCAATGCATCTCGCCGCTATGAGGCCAATCGCACTCGCGGCAGATGCAGTGCCAGTTGAACAGATTGAAAAAGAGCGTAGAGTCGCTTCAGAAAAAGCCAGCGAATCGGGTAAGCCAGCCGAGATTATCGCCAAAATGGTTGAAGGCAGTGTACAAAAGTATTTGAAAGAAGTGTCATTGTTGAATCAGCCATTTGTGAAAAACGATAAGCAAACCGTTGAGGAGATGCTCAAAGCTGCTCAGAGTTCCGTGAAGCGTTTTGCAATTTACGTTGCAGGCGAAGGGATCGAGAAACAGCAGGGCGATTTCGCGGCTGAAGTAGCGGCGCAAGTGGCTGCTGCCCAGTCGGCGTAAACGCTTATTTCGCAGAGCTTGACTGAGTTCTTTTAGATCAAGTTCTGCGTTTAATTTAAGAATTCTCATGTCAACCTTTATGCCAACCTTTGCCCCCCAGCGCTATAAGCGAGTATTATTAAAGTTATCTGGTGAAGCCCTCATGGGTGATGATGCTTTTGGTATTAACCGGGCAACGATTGAGCGCATGGTGGCCGATATTGCAGAAGCGGTTCAGTTAGGTACGCAGCTTGCGGTGGTGATTGGCGGCGGTAATATTTTTCGTGGCATGGCCGGAGGCGCAGCCGGGATGGATCGGGCGACCGCTGACTATATGGGGATGCTGGGCACCATCATGAATGCGCTGGCGCTGCAAGATGCGATGCGTCATGCTGGGATTGAGGCTCGCGTACAGTCGGCGTTGCGCATAGATCAAGTGGTTGAACCTTATATTCGCCCGCGCGCGATTCGGCAACTTGAAGAAGGCAAAGTGGTTATCTTCGCAGCAGGAACCGGCAATCCTTTTTTTACCACGGATACAGCGGCCGCTTTGCGGGGTTCTGAAATTGGCGCAGAAGTTGTTCTTAAAGCGACTAAGGTAGACGGGGTTTACTCAGCAGATCCACGCCGAGATCCGACGGCAACCCGTTACGCTACAATTAGCTTCGATGAGGCGATCAGCCGTAATTTACAAGTGATGGATGCCACGGCTTTTGCGCTTTGCCGTGATCAGAAATTGCCGATTCGCGTATTTTCGATTGTCAAACCGGGCGCTTTAAAGCGCATCGTGCTTGGCGAGGAAGAAGGGACACTGGTCCACGTATAACCATGCTGTGGGTGTATCGATTTGTCGCCTTTGTGCTAGAGGTTAGCGCACAGTGGCGATTGGGAGCTTTAAATGAGTATAGCTGAGGTTAAAAAAAATATTGAGCACAAGATGGGACGCTCGATAGATGCATTCAAACAGGTACTTGCAAAAATCCGTATGGGCCGCGCGCATACGGGGTTACTTGAGCATATCCAGGTCGATTACTATGGCTCTCATGTGCCGCTTTCGCAGGTTGCTAATCTGACGCTTATTGATGCGCGCACGATTGGGGTTCAGCCCTGGGAAAAGAAGATGGTATCGGTGGTCGAAAAAGCGATTCGTGAATCTGATTTGGGTTTGAATCCAGCTACGCACGGCGAGTTATTGCGGGTGCCGATGCCCGCTTTGACAGAAGAGCGTCGCCGCGAGTTGACGAAAGTGGTTAAGAGCGAAGGTGAAACCGCGAAAATCGTGATTCGAGGGTTGCGTCGGGATGCTAAAGAGCAGCTCGATAAATTGGTTAAAGACGAAGGTGTGCCAGAGGATAGCGGGCGCCGCGCTCAGGATGATGTGCAAAAATTAACCGATAAGTTTGTTTCTGAAATCGACGAATTGGTGCAAACCAAATCGAGCGAAATTATGAAG belongs to Mycoavidus sp. B2-EB and includes:
- the lexA gene encoding transcriptional repressor LexA, with amino-acid sequence MPKLTVRQQQVFNLIRHAIKQSGFPPTRAEIAAQLGFSSANAAEEHLRALARKGVIELTAGASRGIKLKTIAPRAKPRQPTLPDASFMQLSLPLIGRVAAGSPILAAEHIIQHYQCDPSLFASRPDYLLHVRGLSMRDAGILDGDLLAVRRQPDAQDGQLIIARLDHEVTVKRFKRRGKKIELIAENPDYPNLLIEPEQVDFALEGIVVGLIRPSGF
- the frr gene encoding ribosome recycling factor gives rise to the protein MSIAEVKKNIEHKMGRSIDAFKQVLAKIRMGRAHTGLLEHIQVDYYGSHVPLSQVANLTLIDARTIGVQPWEKKMVSVVEKAIRESDLGLNPATHGELLRVPMPALTEERRRELTKVVKSEGETAKIVIRGLRRDAKEQLDKLVKDEGVPEDSGRRAQDDVQKLTDKFVSEIDELVQTKSSEIMKV
- a CDS encoding asparaginase, encoding MLADFLPISAFSASPARLPRIVVVATGGTIAGALTETTAAVSLTAHYQAGILDIASLLQALPALDSIAHIEAEQSAQIDSKDVTFADWSQLVYRVNALLMHAEIDGVVITHGTDTLEETAFLLHLGVKSSKPVVLTAAMRPATALSADGPLNLFNAVTVAAHQAAIGQGVLVVLNNQIHCARDVTKTSTYAVDAFRSPEVGALGWVQDGRVEFQRAPQRRHTCASEFETPLEAWPMVEIVTNYAGASSVLVDALMATGVRGIVAAGTGNGSLGVPLQQALAQAVKRGVAVVRASRVGAGHVMRNGAAPDDELGFVSAGTLNPYKARVLLMLALTGDQPVPTSRLQSIFDTY
- the pyrH gene encoding UMP kinase, with the translated sequence MPTFAPQRYKRVLLKLSGEALMGDDAFGINRATIERMVADIAEAVQLGTQLAVVIGGGNIFRGMAGGAAGMDRATADYMGMLGTIMNALALQDAMRHAGIEARVQSALRIDQVVEPYIRPRAIRQLEEGKVVIFAAGTGNPFFTTDTAAALRGSEIGAEVVLKATKVDGVYSADPRRDPTATRYATISFDEAISRNLQVMDATAFALCRDQKLPIRVFSIVKPGALKRIVLGEEEGTLVHV
- the rpsB gene encoding 30S ribosomal protein S2 — translated: MSITMRQMLEAGVHFGHQTRFWHPKMAPYVFGQRNKIHIINLEKTLPMFQDALKYVRQVAAKRGTILFVGTKRQSRDILAEEAARAGMPYVNSRWLGGMLTNFKTLKSSIKKLKEMEAMVEAGELERMSKKEALMFDRSLEKLDKSLGGVKDMGGMPDAIFVVDVGYHKIAITEAQKLGVPVIAVVDTNHSPEGIDYVIPGNDDSSKAVALYVRGVADAILEGRENALQGLVEEVRGETSEDEFVEVNEEA
- the tsf gene encoding translation elongation factor Ts, which translates into the protein MAEITASMVAKLRSKTDAPMMECKKALVEAGGDLTRAEELLRIKLGNKADKVSARVTAEGIVAAHIDAATQVGALVEFNCETDFVAKNDDFIAFSKQVAELAVTHKPADLTALLALPLMGETVDEVRRTLIGRLGESLTIRRFVCYSSAHKLAAYLHGTQIGVLVEYEGADEQVGKDVAMHLAAMRPIALAADAVPVEQIEKERRVASEKASESGKPAEIIAKMVEGSVQKYLKEVSLLNQPFVKNDKQTVEEMLKAAQSSVKRFAIYVAGEGIEKQQGDFAAEVAAQVAAAQSA